The Babylonia areolata isolate BAREFJ2019XMU chromosome 22, ASM4173473v1, whole genome shotgun sequence genome contains a region encoding:
- the LOC143297427 gene encoding uncharacterized protein LOC143297427, which translates to MSDLTNAGCSGLSDRWALVNTQGELEGSDGDLSSSSSSNEGVGQDSQHTPGEKGGAQDHPASYCESASQPTELEELMELADAKAAAAAAAELGGLPDREASGVTTAPVDSLPVFHLSLLPHSSWTEPQEGSCSRTEQARGEESNPETASAQPSPHAASHAHTATQTDHASPTHQASLTGRSSPVWPERRLSLSSLWSFSSESRHSDTGSSDLSSSPRASDGEELSSSSDADVDTESEFVYLESEPSSSSASSSGVKARTGSRSSVGSQFKFLSSHEPPGQQQTLGGSEEVTGQEAACRHAWSSSSSSSDEIDAVLPPADDHLQEAMSAEGKVHATVTRQNHAGQRCSSLGSVKFWLRSRRCGFLLVAVLMLLLAFGLGRLWGMRWKQCQQLETCREELQQVLDGCLHRYQSLQETMKMQQEVMTRLDTDHSQLVQGWRETQHQLEELFSDRRHPPPHPDKGTAKNQTATTGNTPGNRERKRQPPEDAKDAARHLYFSMRDERDIGMNLTQTVNLWALLQSFTQSWTFTRGSNPGWKWTDCMPDMSSLLLSTLSVVPKTVVPAVCRAISATLSHTYQAVSTIHRHAEGWHSTSGAREGKKTEQKAHHQWSENKDDDEACVEDVEDESVSYVDDKKEGKRAEENEDKIMKKREEHEHLEREDSDQVRAGRGTGHKTEDDHTHRGSNHRKRQWGIRNKLLKKTQKAFTRFGGRLQKIWHKVKDRSWQLWSEDSVFSRMTAQVQDSINQLSAKFLKKAQRWFKKHAKGKKHSAQFNRQEKKTGEKARSSKQHKKREKDQKDTRSDEENTQRFNQHDSDRVRDGVSEEYDSERKEGVSNKASQGKQKGQTDKLAKRKTGERSENGGKNGKQNEKAEELERDPKNKEFTSGQDDEKDDRHGKTNEEKPNSLNKRNNEGRRSAQNRAEAVTSEHSSRNESKQRPEKRGENHFENGPNKHRDQFHTQHTERSSTKAPTHERSSSDAARLKLQLQSQQQELFAKVGSLTREAFRHWSRGKVGAMAEDVMKVAERYNAHQGLGLPATGSQWLLCQQEFWISVVPRSASRYQPPHHCLQFLARWQTALLEEGRDDTAADDDNDGGDEVPRPPKYCGGEDFGTDFDEEFLDSIDDKKRHHVPKGQREERDRGGTLRSNPQQASGEEGEPWYIHRAEGRSSLRSEAHKADWVFERATERDASRQAQRVGNWVFERAAHRDLNRH; encoded by the exons ATGAGTGACCTCACCAACGCTGGCTGCTCAGGACTTTCGGACAGATGGGCATTGGTCAATACACAAGGAGAACTGGAG GGCAGTGATGGTGacctgagcagcagcagcagcagcaatgaagGGGTGGGACAGGACTCACAGCACACACCCGGGGAGAAAGGGGGTGCGCAGGACCACCCAGCTTCCTACTGTGAGTCCGCCTCACAGCCCACAGAACTTGAGGAACTGATGGAATTAGCTG ATgccaaggcagcagcagcagcagcagcagaacttgGGGGACTCCCTGACCGTGAGGCCAGTGGAGTGACGACAGCTCCGGTTgattctcttcctgtctttcatctctctcttcttccacatTCCAGCTGGACAGAG CCGCAGGAAGGGAGTTGTTCAAGAACGGAGCAGGCCAGAGGggaggaatcgaacccagagaCCGCTTCAGCCCAGCCTTCCCCACACGCagcctcccacgcacacaccgcCACACAGACCGATCACGCCTCTCCGACACATCAGGCCTCTCTGACAGGCCGGTCCTCTCCAGTGTGGCCGGAGAGACGTCTGTCGCTGTCCAGTCTGTGGTCGTTCTCTTCCGAGTCCAGGCACTCAGACACAGGCAGCAGTGACCTCAGCTCCTCTCCTCGTGCCAGTGATGGGGAGGAGCTGAGTTCATCCAGTGATGCAGATGTTGATACAG aATCAGAGTTTGTCTACTTGGAAAGTGAGCCATCCAGCAGTTCTGCGTCAAGTTCAGGGGTCAAGGCCAGGACTGGTTCAAGGTCATCAGTTGGGTCACAGTTCAAGTTCTTGTCAAGTCATG AACCTCCAGGACAACAGCAAACTCTGGGAGGGTCGGAAGAGGTCACAGGTCAAGAGGCGGCATGTAGACACgcttggtcatcatcatcatcatcatctgatgaG ATCGATGCAGTCCTGCCTCCAGCAGACGACCACCTGCAAGAAGCCATGTCAGCAGAGGGCAAGGTCCATGCCACAGTGACCAGGCAGAACCACGCAGGCCAACGTTGTTCCAGTCTCGGCAGCGTCAAGTTTTGGCTCAGAAGCAGGCGTTGTGGATTTTTGTTGGTGGCAgttctgatgctgctgctggcTTTTGGACTGGGACGTTTGTGGG ggatgaGGTGGAAACAGTGCCAACAGCTGGAGACCTGCAGGGAAGAGCTGCAGCAGGTGCTTGACGGGTGCTTGCACCGTTACCAGAGCCTGCAGGAAACGATGAAG ATGCAGCAGGAAGTAATGACGCGTCTGGACACAGATCACTCACAGCTGGTTCAAGGCTGGCGGGAGACCCAGCACCAGTTAGAAGAGCTGTTTTCTGACAGGCGacaccctccccctcatcctGACAAGGGCACAGCCAAGAATCAAACTGCAACCACAGGGAACACGCCAG GAAACAGGGAGAGGAAAAGGCAGCCTCCTGAGGACGCCAAAGACGCAGCCCGCCACCTGTACTTCTCCATGCGGGACGAGAGAGACATCGGGATGAACCTGACCCAGACAGTGAACCTGTGGGCCCTCCTGCAGTCCTTCACACAGTCCTGGACCTTCACCAGGGGTTCAAACCCTGGCTGGAAGTGGACGGACTGCATGCCGGACATGTCTTCTTTGCTGCTGTCCACTCTGTCCGTGGTGCCAAAGACAGTGGTGCCGGCCGTGTGTCGAGCGATATCGGCCACGTTGTCCCACACATATCAGGCAGTCAGCACAATCCACCGACATGCTGAAGGCTGGCACAGCACATCTGGAGCAAGGGAGGGCAAGAAAACTGAACAGAAAGCTCACCATCAGTGGTCTGAAAACAAAGACGATGATGAAGCCTGTGTTGAGGACGTAGAGGATGAATCAGTATCATATGTTGATGacaagaaggaagggaagagggcagaagaaaatgaagacaaaatcatgaagaaaagagaagaacatGAACACTTGGAGAGAGAGGACTCTGATCAGGTACGGGCAGGGCGTGGCACAGGACACAAAACGGaggatgaccacacacacaggggaagtaatcacaGGAAAAGGCAGTGGGGCATCAGGAATAAACTGctgaaaaagacacagaaagcaTTCACACGCTTTGGGGGTCGGTTGCAGAAGATATGGCACAAGGTCAAGGACAGATCCTGGCAGCTTTGGTCAGAAGACTCCGTTTTTTCTCGCATGACAGCACAGGTGCAGGACAGCATAAATCAGCTTTCTGCCAAGTTTCTAAAGAAGGCGCAGCGCTGGTTCAAGAAACACGCCAAGGGAAAAAAACATTCTGCGCAGTtcaacagacaggaaaaaaaaacaggtgaGAAAGCCAGATCAAGCAAGCagcataaaaagagagagaaagatcaaaAAGATACCCGATCAGatgaagagaacacacagagattcaACCAACATGATAGTGACAGGGTGAGAGATGGGGTGTCAGAGGAATACGACagtgaaaggaaagagggagtATCTAACAAAGCCAGTCAAGGTAAGCAGAAAGGACAAACTGACAAACTGGCCAAACGCAAAACAGGAGAGAGATCTGAAAATGGGGGGAAGAATGGAAAGCAGAATGAAAAGGCTGAGGAACTTGAAAGAGATCCAAAGAATAAAGAATTCACCAGTGGACAAGATGATGAAAAAGATGACAGACATGGTAAGACTAATGAAGAAAAACCCAACAGTCTGAACAAAAGGAATAATGAAGGGAGAAGATCTGCCCAGAACAGGGCAGAAGCTGTAACAAGTGAACACTCAAGCAGAAACGAAAGCAAGCAGAGACCAGAGAAACGTGGTGAGAACCATTTTGAAAACGGCCCAAACAAACACAGGGACCagtttcacacacagcacacggaaAGGTCTTCAACCAAAGCACCCACGCACGAGCGCAGCTCATCAGACGCAGCCAGACTCAAGTTGCAACTGCAGTCACAGCAGCAAGAGCTGTTTGCCAAGGTGGGCTCCCTGACCAGAGAAGCCTTCCGGCACTGGAGCCGGGGGAAGGTGGGGGCCATGGCGGAAGACGTCATGAAGGTGGCAGAGCGGTACAATGCCCACCAGGGCCTGGGTCTTCCGGCCACGGGCAGTCAGTGGCTGCTCTGCCAGCAGGAGTTCTGGATCAGCGTTGTGCCTCGCAGCGCCTCGCGCTATCAACCTCCACACCACTGCCTCCAGTTCCTGGCTCGCTGGCAGACTGCCCTGTTGGAAGAGGGAAGAGATgacactgctgctgatgatgataatgatggtggtgatgaagtccCTCGTCCTCCTAAGTACTGTGGTGGTGAGGATTTTGGAACTGACTTTGATGAAGAATTCTTAGACAGCATTGATGACAAGAAGCGGCACCACGTGccgaagggacagagagaggagcgagacaGGGGAGGCACACTGCGCTCCAACCCCCAGCAGGCGTCAGGAGAAGAGGGTGAGCCGTGGTACATCCACCGTGCAGAGGGTCGCAGCAGTCTGCGCTCAGAGGCCCACAAGGCTGACTGGGTGTTTGAGCGAGCCACTGAGCGAGATGCCAGTCGTCAGGCTCAGCGCGTGGGCAACTGGGTGTTTGAGCGTGCAGCTCACCGCGATTTGAATCGTCACTAG